A segment of the Bdellovibrio bacteriovorus genome:
GACTGTGTCGTCTTTGTTCGCGAGCAAAAAGGTCCTTACGAAAAGCGTTTTCAGAAAAAGCTGAATGTATTCCCTGATGTTTTGGACATCCCAAACGAATTTGACGAGCATTTGGGCGAGGAGGTTCTGGCAACTCAGGGGCACGCGGAGGCGGCACAGAAAGCCCTGGCGCTCGTGGCGCCGGAAGTGCGAAAAGTCCTGGATCAGTCATCTTATTACATGAGTCGAACAGTCATGCACGAATCCGGCAAAGAGACTTCGGTGCTGATGATCCTGAAGGGCCCGAAAAATCTGCTGGACTCCGAGATGAAATCCTATGCTGTACAGCGGGTGGTCGGACAGTTCACGATGTCCTATGATAAGGCCATTTTGCTTCGTCGCGCAGAGGATGCAAACTTTATGAAGAGCTCCTTCCTGGCCAATATGAGTCACGAGATCCGCACTCCGCTGGGGGTGATTGTCGGCTATTCCGAAATTCTGGCTGATGATGAGCTTGAATCCGAGGATAAGGAGCAGATTGTTAAAAGCATCAAGCGCAACGGCAAAGAGCTGGCGCGGCTGATCGATGATATTCTGGATATTTCAAAAGTGGAGGCCGGCAAGCTGCACTTTGAAATGGCTCAGGTGAATCTGGAAAACCTGATTCAGGAAATCAAATCCATCATGGAAGTGCGCGCTTCTGATAAGAAAATCCAGTTCAGCACGGCGAAGCTCAGCAATGTGCCGTCGCTGGTTGTGACTGATGATGTGCGCCTGAAGCAGATTTTGGTCAATGTGGTCGGTAATGCCATCAAGTTCACCGAAAAAGGCGGTGTGAAGCTGCTGTATAAAACCTATAGCAATGATAACGGCGAGCAGTTCCTGGAATTTCAGGTTCAGGACAGCGGTGTTGGTATCAGTGAAAAGGGCCGGGAGATGCTGTTTAAGCCGTTCTCTCAGGCGGATGTTTCCACGACTCGCAAGTATGGCGGGACCGGGTTGGGGCTGGCCCTTTCCAAGCGTCTGGCAGAGCTTTTGGGCGGGGATTTGTTCCTGCAGGAATCCTCTGTCGGCAAGGGCTCGACCTTCTGTCTGCGCATTCCTTTGAAGGATCTGGAAAAGAAATCTTTCAACGTCCGACCGGAAAAGAATGTGGTGAAAGTGGAAAGCGCGCTGGATGACGGTCCAAAGCGTGAAATCGACTGGGGGGCGCTGGATCTGAAGAATCTGCTGGCCGGATCGCGCATTCTGCTGGTTGAGGATTCAGAGGACAATCAGGAGATCTTTGAACACTTCCTGCGCAGTGCCGGCGCGGACGTGATGATTGCTGACGACGGTGAAAAAGCCGTGGATCAGGCTTTCCGCTACAATCCGGATCTGATCCTCATGGACATTCAGATTCCTAAATTTGACGGCCGCGAGGCGACCAAGCGCATTCGCCAGAAGGGCTTCACCCGCAGTGTGATCGCCCTGACGGCCCATGCCCTTCATGAAGAGCTGCAAAGCTGCCTTGAAGCCGGTTGCAACGGTCAGATCACCAAGCCTGTGTCCGGTGAACTGCTGGTGCAGGAAGTTTATTTCTATCTGAATCACAAGGTGTAAGATGACGGCGATGAGTGTGCCGGTGGAATCAAAAGTGAAGTATCTGCGCCGTCGCGCTGCCGAGCTTGAGTCCCTGCTGGCGATGGGGGAAGGTGTCGAGTTGTTTGAGCTTGGAAAGAAAGTGGGTCATCAGGTCAAGGGCAATGCCGCCACGTTCGAGTTTGCTGAATTGGCGGAGTCGGGAAAAAAGCTGGAGTCGGCGGCTCTTTCAGAAAATGCCAAAGCTGTGCTGGAAGCGGCCCGGGAGCTGATGCAGCAGGTGACCGCTCTTTTGCAGCAGTATTCATGAGTGACTGGTTTTCCCCACCAGCAGTCGATACACAAATAAAATCAGCATGGCGCCCAGGACCGACGCAATAAAGCCCGCAGGTTCATAGGGCGCATAATATCCTGCACCCGTGCCAATAAAGTGGGCCACAAAAGATCCGGCAATTCCCAGGGCGCAAGTGATGATCCAGCCTCCGGGGTCCCGTCCGGGCATTAGTAGTTTGGCCAGGGCTCCGACCAGCAGTCCCAGTATGATGGCGACAATCATGATGTGCTCCTTTCAGTGTGAAGTGTTGATGGAAGGCCACCCCTTCGGAGAATGCTTGAAGGGGTGGCTGCTTATCCGTCATCCGTCGTGGTCAGATGACGAACAAATTTTAAATACTATTGTGGGGGACGGCGCGAAGGAGGAGTCGGCTTGTCCAGACTTTCTCTTGCGCTGTTCGCGTACTTTTAAAAACGCTGGAGACTTTTTCTGAAGCCTCTTCTTTTGCCATGCCGTACTTCTGCTGCAGAATGCCTGCGATGGCTGTGGCATCACCCTTGGTTTTTTCCCACTCGTCATCGGTGATATTGCCCCAGGCTTTGTGCAGGTCGCCTTTGATCTCTTTCCATTTTCCCTGAATGACATCCTTATTCATGGTGTTCTCCTTTGTTGAGGGTTGTTGGGTTGTATGTGATCAGCACCAAGGCTTTGGAGGCTTTGGCGGTGTTTAATTCTGAATCCGCTGGGTGAAGGTTTGCGTTACGCTCATCGATCACCGTCATCTGCTGAAGATCTTTTTTCAGCAAAGCTTTAACTGCCGCGGCTCGTTCATCAGCAAGTTTAGAATCTCCCTGGGGGACATTCTGCCCTGACGAGGGATAGTCCCGATCGGCCCAGGCAAGAATCCGGATCTCGTGAATGTGGCCATGGCGTTCGGCCAGTTCGGTAAGCTGATGAATCTTGTTCTGCTCTTCTTTGCTAAGTTCCTTGGTGCCGGGTTGAAAATTCACAACGGTATAGTGAGCGGTGCCGGGTAAAGCATCCGCTGATGTCAGTGACGGTTGGGTATTCGTGGGGCTTGTCGAGCAGCCAATACTCAGGAAGAGGGAGCTGGTGATGGTGATTATAAGGCCCGCAGAGCGTAACATAATGTCTCCTTGTGGTGTATTTTCATGGGGCCAGAAGCCCGTTGCTATAATGTGGTTGCAACTGGGGTGCCTTGCTTTAAAAATGCTCAGAACAAAATAAAGAGATATAGAATTCTTATTTTTGGCCAAGGGTGGCAAAAAGCCACAAAAATGTTGCGGATATATGCCCCATTGGTTTAATTCTGTAAAAGAAGGGGGCTTAATGGACTCTCAAAAGAAAATTCTGCTAATTGAAGATGATTTGGATTTAGCCGAGCTGGCGACAGCCTATTTCCGCCAAAAAGGCATTCAGGTTCTGCATATGGAAGATCCGCTGGAGGCTTTGAAATCCATCACCTCCAAAAAACTTGTGCCCGATGCCATCATCACAGATTTGAACCTGCCAATGATGTCCGGCTTGGATTTTATCAAAGCCGCACGCAATGAAGGGGTGGCGCTTCCGATTATTCTGATCACTGTTTCCAATGATGTTGAAACTGCGGTGGAAGCCATCAATGCCGGCGCTTATGATTTTGTGGTGAAACCTCTGCATTTCCCCCAGTTATTAATTTCAGCGCAGCGGGCTTTTAAGACGAAAACCTGCGTCAGACGCTTGATTTCAGCAAAGGTGTGAATCCAGAGGGCATCATCGGAAAGAGTGATGCGATTCGCAAGGTGGTCGACTTGGCCCGCCGGGTGGCCAAAAGCGCTTCCACCGTTTCCATCACTGGTGAAAGCGGGACCGGTAAAGAGGTCTTTGCCAAAGCCATTCACAACTGGAGTCCGCGCGCTAAAAAACCTTTTGTCGCGATCAACTGCTCTGCCATTCCGGAAAATCTTCTGGAGTCAGAATTGTTCGGTCACGCCAAGGGTTCCTTCACCGGCGCCGTGGAAAAGAAAGTCGGTCTTTTTGAGGAAGCTGACGGCGGCACGCTGTTCCTGGATGAAATCGGGGATTTGAATTTGTCCCTGCAGGCAAAGCTTTTGCGGGTGTTGCAGGAGCGTGAAATCAAACGGGTGGGTGAAAATCAGTCCCGTCCGGTGGATGTGCGTGTGATCGTGGCCACTCACAAAGATCTGCGTCAGGAAGTGGCGGAGAAGCGCTTCCGCGAGGATTTATATTTCCGTCTGAATGTGATTCCGGTGAAACTTCCCCCGTTGCGCGATCGTCGCGAGGACATTCTTCCTCTGGCAGAGCACTTTCTTAAAAAGTACAACGCCATCAATGGCACCCAGGTTCAGGGCTTTAAAAAGTCGGCGAAGGAATTTTTGCTGACACAAAGCTGGCGGGGAAATGTGCGTGAACTTGAAAATGCCATTGAAAGAGCCGTGGTTCTTTCGTCAGGGACCGAGATTGACGTGGCCGCGTTCACTTTGTTTGATGAACCGGCATTGCAGGATGCATTCCTTGGCGGTGAAGACAAAAAGAATGCATTCGTATTCCATTTCGGTGACGAGGTAGAACCATTGCATGAACTGGAAAAGAAGTACGTCCAGTTTGTCTATGAACGAAAAAACCGCGCAAAAGAGCTGACCGCGAAAGCTTTGGGCATTGATCGCAAAACCCTGTATCGCAAGTTGCAGGAGATTGATCCTCAGACGTCCATCTAGGGAGAAAATCCCAGGTAAATCGGGGTGATTTGCCTCGTCTTGGGGCTTAGGGCGATTTAATGCGTTTTAAGCCCTGGTGGTTCCCTTGCATTACCTTCCTTGTGAGATAACAAGGAGGGTTTTCATGATTTCAATGATCCGTTTGGTGCTGGCTTTGGGTTTTGTCGGCGCTATCACATACGCTCAACCCGATGTGGAACTGGCCACTGCTCGCATGGTGGGGGCGTCCCAGGTGGCCCCTGTCTTTTTTGATCCGGGAAAAAACAGCCTTAGTAACGAAGAGAAAAAAGAACTGCGCACGTTCTTCACGTCATTGCGTGAATCCGAAAAGATCAAATCGGTGCGCGTTCTAAGCTGGGGGGATCGCGAGTATCCGGCGAAGGACGAAAAGGTGTCCAGCAAGCAAATATCCCTGGCGCAGGACCGCGCCGAAGCCATTAAAAAATTTCTGAAGCAGGATTTGAAAATCGACTCTGTGGATACGCACAATATGAGCGAGCGTCCCTCCAAATTGAGCGAGCTTTTCAAAACTGATGACTACGAAGTGAAATCTTCGGCTGAAGCCACGGGAGCTGCGCCTGCGCAGAATAAAACCGGCGTCTTTGAAGAAATGGCCCGATCCACCACCGCATTGGTGCTGGTGGTCCTGCAGTAAAGGAGAGAGCTTTCCCAGTTGAAATTTGGATTTCACTGGTGTGCAGCTCATAATCGCAAGATGGACTATAATCAGATCCTATTCTTAATAATCCTGGCATTGGCGTTGTATTTTTTTGTCAGCGAAAAGCTGGGTGTGGATATGACAGCGCTGTTGATCATTCTGTCTTTGGCCGTCACGGGTGTTCTGGATCCCAAAGAAGCCTTTGCCGGATTTTCCAGTGAACCCGCGCTGATTGTGGTGGCGGTATTTGTGCTGTCTGCGGGGCTCTCTGCGACGGGTCTGACTGATGCCATCGGAAATGCCGTGGGGCGGGTGGCTGGAAAAAATCAGTGGACTGCGAATATCGTGATTATGACGACGGTGGCGGCTCTTTCGGCTTTCACACATCATTTGATGGTGACCGCAATGATGCTTCCGATCGTCATGCGGCTTTGTCGTGAACAAAATCTTCCTTCTTCGCGATTGTTGATTCCCATGGCTACGGCAGCTTCGCTGGGGACCACTCTGACGTTGATTGGGGCGCCGGCCTTTCTGCTTGCCAACAGCGTTTTAAAGCGCTCTGGAGAACCTGCCCTGCGCCTGTTCTCTGTGACCCCTTTGGGAGCTGTGCTTGTCGGCGTCAGCTTTGTGCTGATCCTGCTTTTGTTGTGGGTTTTGCCGAAAACCTCGGGCCGTGATCAACAGGATGAAAAGTTCCGCATCGATGAGCTTTTCACCGAACTTGTTGTGACTCCGGGGTCGCGCTGGGCGGGAATGGAGTTGTCCCAGTTTCAGAAAGAAACGGCCAAACGCTTTGAAATCGTCGGCTTAAAAAGAAACGGCACCAGAATTTCCACTTTGGAGGCCCGGGTGCAGCTTGAGGTTCATGATGTTCTGCTGGTCAAAACCTCGCCGGATGAATTGTTGTCCGTGGACGAAAAAATGGGCCTGGCCTTAAGAACTGTAAGAAAATACGGCGAAGAAATCGCGGCTGCCGCTGAGGACGGGCACAGCAAGGCTGCTGAACCGATGATCGTGCAGGCGTTGATCGCGCCGCAGTCATCGTTGGTCGGTAAAAGCATCGGCGAAATTGATTTTGTCCGTACCATGGGGGTGATCGTCATCGGTCTGTGGCGGCGGGGAGGCTGGATGTACCATGAGCTTTCTCAGGTGCGACTGCGCGAAGGGGATCTGATCATTTTGTGGGGTCATGAACCTCAGCTTGATGAGCTGAACGCCAAGTACAGCCATCTGCTGATGTTGTTCCCGATGAATGTGCGACCCAAAAAACGGGTGAAAGCCAAAACCGCGGCTTTAATCATGGGGGCCTCTGTGCTGGTGGCGGCCACCGAAACTCTGCCGCCGCATATTGCATTTATGATCGGGGCTGTGGCCATGGTGCTGAGTAAATGCATTTCTGTGCGTCAGGCCTATGATTCTATTGAAGTGAAAATATTTGTGATGATTGCCGGGGTGATTCCGTTGGGGATTGCCATGGAAAAAACGGGACTGGCGACCCTGTTTGCGGAAAATCTGGCTCGGGTGATCGCACACTGGGAGCCCTGGGCCATCATGATGACCTTCTTCGTGGCGGCCGGGTTGTTAACTCAGATATTATCGGATGCGGCGACCACTGTTTTGATTGCCCCGATTGCGATTGCCTTTGCAAAAACCGCCGGTGTTTCTCCAACAGCGGCGGTGGTGTGTGTGACCGTCGGAGCCGTTGCGTCTTTCCTGACTCCGATTGGTCATCATGGGAATTTACTGATACTGGGGCCGGGGAACTACCGATTTGTTGATTTCCTGAAAATCGGTTTTCCTCTGACGGCCCTGATCGCGGTAGTGACTTCTTTTATGTCCCTGCATCTGTGGGGCTAAGCGGGGATGGCGGAGGAAGCTGCACCTGATCCCACTTCGGCACATCCAGGCCCAAAGTGATCTTCAGAACTTCATTCACATCCTCGACAAAGTGGAAGCGCAGGTCTTTGCGAATATCTTCCGGGATCTCTTTCAGATCCTTTTCGTTTCTTTTGCAAAGAAGAATTTCCTGCACTCCCGCCCGGTGAGCGGCAATAACCTTTTCCTTGATCCCGCCAACCGGCATCACACTGCCTCGCAAAGAGATCTCACCTGTCATGGCAATCTTCGGATCCACGGGCTTATTCAGCAGCATGGACGCCATGGAGGTCAGCATCGTGATTCCGGCGGAAGGCCCGTCTTTCGGGATGGCTCCGGCAGGGACGTGCACGTGGATGTCTTTCTTTGCAAAGTCCAGCAATGGATCCAAAAGGGGCAGACGTGACTTCAGCAGGGTCAGGGCGATCTTCGCGGACTCCTGCATGACTTCACCCAGTTGGCCGGTCAGCAGCAGATTCCC
Coding sequences within it:
- a CDS encoding response regulator, which translates into the protein MDSQKKILLIEDDLDLAELATAYFRQKGIQVLHMEDPLEALKSITSKKLVPDAIITDLNLPMMSGLDFIKAARNEGVALPIILITVSNDVETAVEAINAGAYDFVVKPLHFPQLLISAQRAFKTKTCVRRLISAKV
- a CDS encoding CHASE domain-containing protein, coding for MKRLKRLFVLSHEWNVFLVLLIIISVSVLSWWMVKVHLEKEWNARLDSEIGSVQAVINREFFGYGQSLMDTRAFFQLAGIPTAKEYQDYVDSSQVLRRFPGLQGIGFAQKVEKDGVANLERAMRDQGFVDFKFWPEGERPLYTSITLIQPQDWRNKKAMGFDMYSDLTRQSAMDKALLGNLMAVSDPVVLVQDDQEEFQKGFLIYLPVTKTIDVSGEVEPKNMLLGFVYSVVRINRFFNGAFGVPQFYDEKVNYKITIYDQKMGRTIPIYERFPSKSEAKVLSDISVSREIKVFDKTWTIHFEPLPHFFNWYERYVPILFAFVTLVMLSVIFLALWSTQQFLKFSERHKASLSQLSKNKSEDIAMFRKLNTVKADLSSAIEGSSLFEKFCKHMESVFGIEDCVVFVREQKGPYEKRFQKKLNVFPDVLDIPNEFDEHLGEEVLATQGHAEAAQKALALVAPEVRKVLDQSSYYMSRTVMHESGKETSVLMILKGPKNLLDSEMKSYAVQRVVGQFTMSYDKAILLRRAEDANFMKSSFLANMSHEIRTPLGVIVGYSEILADDELESEDKEQIVKSIKRNGKELARLIDDILDISKVEAGKLHFEMAQVNLENLIQEIKSIMEVRASDKKIQFSTAKLSNVPSLVVTDDVRLKQILVNVVGNAIKFTEKGGVKLLYKTYSNDNGEQFLEFQVQDSGVGISEKGREMLFKPFSQADVSTTRKYGGTGLGLALSKRLAELLGGDLFLQESSVGKGSTFCLRIPLKDLEKKSFNVRPEKNVVKVESALDDGPKREIDWGALDLKNLLAGSRILLVEDSEDNQEIFEHFLRSAGADVMIADDGEKAVDQAFRYNPDLILMDIQIPKFDGREATKRIRQKGFTRSVIALTAHALHEELQSCLEAGCNGQITKPVSGELLVQEVYFYLNHKV
- a CDS encoding Hpt domain-containing protein, which encodes MTAMSVPVESKVKYLRRRAAELESLLAMGEGVELFELGKKVGHQVKGNAATFEFAELAESGKKLESAALSENAKAVLEAARELMQQVTALLQQYS
- a CDS encoding SLC13 family permease is translated as MDYNQILFLIILALALYFFVSEKLGVDMTALLIILSLAVTGVLDPKEAFAGFSSEPALIVVAVFVLSAGLSATGLTDAIGNAVGRVAGKNQWTANIVIMTTVAALSAFTHHLMVTAMMLPIVMRLCREQNLPSSRLLIPMATAASLGTTLTLIGAPAFLLANSVLKRSGEPALRLFSVTPLGAVLVGVSFVLILLLLWVLPKTSGRDQQDEKFRIDELFTELVVTPGSRWAGMELSQFQKETAKRFEIVGLKRNGTRISTLEARVQLEVHDVLLVKTSPDELLSVDEKMGLALRTVRKYGEEIAAAAEDGHSKAAEPMIVQALIAPQSSLVGKSIGEIDFVRTMGVIVIGLWRRGGWMYHELSQVRLREGDLIILWGHEPQLDELNAKYSHLLMLFPMNVRPKKRVKAKTAALIMGASVLVAATETLPPHIAFMIGAVAMVLSKCISVRQAYDSIEVKIFVMIAGVIPLGIAMEKTGLATLFAENLARVIAHWEPWAIMMTFFVAAGLLTQILSDAATTVLIAPIAIAFAKTAGVSPTAAVVCVTVGAVASFLTPIGHHGNLLILGPGNYRFVDFLKIGFPLTALIAVVTSFMSLHLWG
- a CDS encoding GlsB/YeaQ/YmgE family stress response membrane protein; the protein is MIVAIILGLLVGALAKLLMPGRDPGGWIITCALGIAGSFVAHFIGTGAGYYAPYEPAGFIASVLGAMLILFVYRLLVGKTSHS
- a CDS encoding OmpA family protein, with product MISMIRLVLALGFVGAITYAQPDVELATARMVGASQVAPVFFDPGKNSLSNEEKKELRTFFTSLRESEKIKSVRVLSWGDREYPAKDEKVSSKQISLAQDRAEAIKKFLKQDLKIDSVDTHNMSERPSKLSELFKTDDYEVKSSAEATGAAPAQNKTGVFEEMARSTTALVLVVLQ
- a CDS encoding CsbD family protein; this encodes MNKDVIQGKWKEIKGDLHKAWGNITDDEWEKTKGDATAIAGILQQKYGMAKEEASEKVSSVFKSTRTAQEKVWTSRLLLRAVPHNSI
- a CDS encoding sigma-54 interaction domain-containing protein; amino-acid sequence: MNPEGIIGKSDAIRKVVDLARRVAKSASTVSITGESGTGKEVFAKAIHNWSPRAKKPFVAINCSAIPENLLESELFGHAKGSFTGAVEKKVGLFEEADGGTLFLDEIGDLNLSLQAKLLRVLQEREIKRVGENQSRPVDVRVIVATHKDLRQEVAEKRFREDLYFRLNVIPVKLPPLRDRREDILPLAEHFLKKYNAINGTQVQGFKKSAKEFLLTQSWRGNVRELENAIERAVVLSSGTEIDVAAFTLFDEPALQDAFLGGEDKKNAFVFHFGDEVEPLHELEKKYVQFVYERKNRAKELTAKALGIDRKTLYRKLQEIDPQTSI